CCGGCATGCCTCAGAGCGATCACTGATCAGGATCTGTCAACTGGCCTGAAGCCGGTGCCGGGCCGGATGCGGTCCGCGCAGCGGCACAAAATGGCCACAAGACGCGACGTCACGCTGCATTTCAGGTCATTTCGGCGTCTTGAGTTGCAACCTCGCCCCTCCCTCCTGTATTTTGGTTGGGAAACCTCGAGCGTTGCAAAACATACAGGACGAACCAGATATGAACCGCCGTCAGATGATCTCGCTGGCTCTGCCATTGATCGCCGCGCCGTCCCTTGCGTTTGCACAGGCTACGCCGGCGCCGGCAAAAACCCGCGACCCCTATGCGCCGACCGAAGTGTCGATTCGCAATGATTTCGAAGTGGGCAGCATTGTCGTCGTCAGCAAGGATTTCTTCCTTTACCACGTGATCGCGCCCGGCAAGGCCATTCGCTATGGCGTTGCCGTTGGCCGTGACGAGCTGAAATGGAGGGGTCGGGCCACGATCGGGCGCAAGGTCGAATGGCCCAGTTGGCGTCCGACTCAGGACATGATCAAGCGCAACCCGGCGGCCTATGCGAAATACAGCGATGGCATGCCCGGCGGCCCGCGCAACCCCCTGGGGGCGCGTGCGCTGTATCTTTATGATGCCAATGGCAATGATACGGCGATCCGGATCCATGGCACCACGAACCCGAAGTCGATTGGTCGGGCGGTGTCCAATGGGTGTCTGCGGATGCGCAACGAAGCGGTCATGAGCCTGTTCGATCAGGTTCCGATCGGCACTCCGGTCTATGTCTACTAAGCCTTGCCCCTGCAATTGAATCGCGTGCTGGACCCGGCTCTTGCCGGGTTCGACGATATCATCGATGTCCGTTCGCCTGCGGAATTTGCCGAGGACCATCTGCCCGGTGCGATCAATCTGCCCGTGCTGGACAACGAAGAACATGCCCGGGTCGGCACGATCTACAAACAGGTTTCTCCCTTTGATGCGCGCAAGCTGGGGGCGGCGCTGGTCGCGGCCAATGCTGCGCGTCATATCGCCGGCCCGCTGGCAGATCGTGATGGCGCGTGGCGCGGGTTGATCTATTGCTGGCGTGGCGGGCAAAGATCGGGAAGCTTCGCAACCATTCTGGGCCAGATCGGCTGGCGGATCGACACGATACGCGGCGGCTACAAGTCATGGCGCAGACTGGTGGTGGACAAGGTGCAGAACGGCAGCCTCGCGGCACCGGTCGTGGTGCTGGACGGCAATACCGGCAGCGCCAAGACCGCGATCCTGACCCGACTGGCTGCGCGCGGCGCACAGGTCATCGACCTTGAAGGGCTGGCGCATCATCGCGGCAGCCTGTTCGGCGCGATGGGCGATCAACCCAGCCAGAAAGCCTTTGAAGGACGGCTGGCCGTCGCCATGGAACAGATCGACCCCGCGCGTCCGGTGATCCTCGAGGCGGAAAGCAGCCGTATCGGAAATCTGAATCTGCCGAAAGCGATCTGGCGGGCAATATGCGACGCCCCACGGATACGCCTTGCCGTTCCGGTGGGGGTCCGGGCCGCCTATTGCACGCGCGACTACGCCGATCTGACGCTGGATCGTGACGCACTGCAGGACAAGGTCCAGGCATTGGCTGCCCTGCATTCCAGGGATCGGATCGCGCATTGGCTGGAACTGGCGCGCAGCGGCCAGATGGAGG
This is a stretch of genomic DNA from Paracoccus seriniphilus. It encodes these proteins:
- a CDS encoding L,D-transpeptidase is translated as MNRRQMISLALPLIAAPSLAFAQATPAPAKTRDPYAPTEVSIRNDFEVGSIVVVSKDFFLYHVIAPGKAIRYGVAVGRDELKWRGRATIGRKVEWPSWRPTQDMIKRNPAAYAKYSDGMPGGPRNPLGARALYLYDANGNDTAIRIHGTTNPKSIGRAVSNGCLRMRNEAVMSLFDQVPIGTPVYVY
- the mnmH gene encoding tRNA 2-selenouridine(34) synthase MnmH encodes the protein MPLQLNRVLDPALAGFDDIIDVRSPAEFAEDHLPGAINLPVLDNEEHARVGTIYKQVSPFDARKLGAALVAANAARHIAGPLADRDGAWRGLIYCWRGGQRSGSFATILGQIGWRIDTIRGGYKSWRRLVVDKVQNGSLAAPVVVLDGNTGSAKTAILTRLAARGAQVIDLEGLAHHRGSLFGAMGDQPSQKAFEGRLAVAMEQIDPARPVILEAESSRIGNLNLPKAIWRAICDAPRIRLAVPVGVRAAYCTRDYADLTLDRDALQDKVQALAALHSRDRIAHWLELARSGQMEELAAGLMRDHYDPRYERHRARFATQRESLLPVKDLTDLDSIAARVEAEALRLTGNLRQSRS